The following proteins come from a genomic window of Mycobacterium sp. DL:
- a CDS encoding DUF1330 domain-containing protein, translated as MTVYALNLFDIADRDEYLAYSKRSPQEVAKHGGRVVALGKFRESVTGDIEPRTVLILVEWDSKEAFDSYRNDPELADLHAHRENGASSYIWHLFDSLADLRPLLKLG; from the coding sequence ATGACGGTGTACGCGCTGAACCTGTTCGACATCGCCGATCGCGACGAGTATCTCGCCTATTCGAAGCGCTCCCCGCAGGAGGTCGCCAAGCACGGCGGTCGTGTCGTCGCACTCGGGAAGTTCCGGGAATCGGTCACCGGCGACATCGAACCGCGCACGGTGCTGATCCTCGTCGAGTGGGACTCGAAGGAGGCGTTCGACAGCTACCGCAACGATCCCGAACTCGCCGATTTGCACGCCCATCGCGAGAACGGAGCGTCGTCCTACATCTGGCATCTCTTCGACTCCTTGGCCGATCTGCGGCCTCTGCTTAAACTCGGGTGA
- a CDS encoding cytochrome P450 has protein sequence MAADLQQRIRWLALHGVIRGLSTVGARRSGDPQARLISDPAVRDNPAAFADEHRDQGPVIRCRAVLMTFDHQVANELLRSDDFRVSSLGAGLPQPLRWINDKTHPGLLHPIEPPSLLSIEPPDHTRCRKLVSSVFTPRAVAALRERVQQTADQLLDDLEGQSGVVDVVDRYCSQLPVAVISDILGVPEADRQHILHFGELGAPSLDIGLSWQQYTQVHKGLVGFNRWLGGHLETLRRNPGDDLMSQLILASEGADEEARLSERELQATAGLVLAAGFETTVNLLGNGIRMLVDTPELLETLSARPELWPIAVEEVLRLDSPVQMSARIARRDVVVAGTAIQRGELVIIHLAGANRDPKVFDDPHRFDLERDNAGKHLSFSGGRHFCLGAALARAEGEVGLRTFFERFPDARLAGVGSRRDTRVLRGWSSLPIALGKARATLGS, from the coding sequence ATGGCAGCCGACCTGCAGCAACGAATCCGATGGCTGGCCCTGCACGGAGTGATCCGGGGGCTGTCGACAGTCGGGGCCCGTCGCAGCGGGGATCCGCAGGCCCGCCTGATCTCCGATCCGGCCGTCCGCGACAACCCCGCCGCGTTCGCCGACGAACATCGGGACCAGGGCCCGGTGATCCGCTGCCGCGCGGTCCTGATGACCTTCGACCACCAGGTGGCCAACGAGCTGCTGCGGTCCGACGACTTCCGGGTCTCCTCACTCGGGGCGGGGCTGCCGCAGCCGCTGCGCTGGATCAATGACAAGACGCACCCCGGCCTGCTGCATCCGATCGAGCCGCCGTCGCTGCTGTCGATCGAGCCGCCCGACCACACTCGCTGCCGCAAGCTGGTGTCCTCGGTGTTCACCCCCAGAGCGGTGGCGGCGCTGCGCGAACGCGTGCAGCAGACCGCCGATCAACTGCTCGACGATCTCGAGGGGCAGTCCGGCGTCGTCGACGTGGTGGATCGGTACTGCTCGCAGTTGCCGGTCGCGGTGATCAGCGACATCCTCGGTGTGCCCGAGGCCGACCGCCAGCACATTCTGCACTTCGGCGAGCTCGGGGCGCCCAGCCTCGACATCGGCCTGTCGTGGCAGCAGTACACCCAGGTGCACAAGGGGCTCGTCGGCTTCAACCGCTGGCTGGGAGGGCACCTCGAGACGCTGCGCCGCAACCCGGGCGACGATCTGATGAGCCAGTTGATCCTGGCCAGCGAGGGTGCCGACGAGGAGGCCCGACTGTCCGAGCGCGAACTGCAGGCCACTGCGGGCCTGGTACTCGCCGCGGGGTTCGAGACCACCGTGAATCTGCTGGGCAACGGCATCCGGATGCTGGTCGACACCCCCGAACTCCTCGAGACGCTGTCGGCCCGCCCCGAGCTGTGGCCCATCGCGGTCGAGGAGGTCCTCCGGCTGGACTCACCGGTGCAGATGAGTGCCCGCATCGCCCGCAGGGACGTCGTCGTCGCCGGTACCGCGATCCAGCGCGGGGAACTCGTCATCATCCACCTGGCCGGTGCCAACCGGGACCCCAAGGTCTTCGACGATCCGCACCGATTCGATCTCGAGCGGGACAACGCCGGCAAGCATCTGTCGTTCTCCGGCGGCAGGCACTTCTGCCTGGGTGCCGCGCTGGCCCGCGCCGAAGGCGAGGTCGGGCTGCGGACGTTCTTCGAGCGCTTCCCGGATGCCCGACTGGCGGGCGTCGGCAGCCGGCGCGACACCCGTGTGCTGCGCGGGTGGTCATCCTTGCCGATTGCGCTTGGAAAGGCGCGGGCCACGTTAGGTTCGTGA
- a CDS encoding maleylpyruvate isomerase family mycothiol-dependent enzyme, with amino-acid sequence MDFRAALLEQTRAFGDQIRSADPATPVPTCGDWTLRQLFRHVGRGNRWAAQIISDRRSQPLDPHDVRDGKPPDDADAAVDWLNAGAQMVIDAVERVGPETRVWTFLGPKPAGWWIRRRLHEATVHRADAALALGEQFELSPELAGDALSEWIERACVDRRLSPVLARGESIHLHASEEKLGPTGEWTIVHDGEGLWWSHSHSKASVALRGPVTDLLLATVRRRTAAEAGLEVFGDTAVWEAWLDSTPY; translated from the coding sequence GTGGACTTCCGAGCAGCCCTGCTCGAGCAGACTCGAGCGTTCGGTGACCAGATCAGGTCAGCAGACCCGGCGACCCCGGTGCCGACATGCGGCGACTGGACACTGCGCCAGTTGTTCCGTCATGTGGGGCGGGGAAATCGTTGGGCCGCACAGATAATCAGCGATCGCCGCAGCCAGCCTCTGGATCCGCACGACGTGCGCGACGGGAAACCGCCTGACGACGCCGACGCGGCGGTCGACTGGCTGAACGCCGGCGCGCAGATGGTCATCGACGCGGTCGAGCGCGTCGGCCCCGAAACCCGGGTGTGGACGTTCCTCGGTCCGAAACCAGCAGGCTGGTGGATCCGGCGCCGACTGCACGAGGCGACGGTGCACCGCGCGGATGCGGCGCTCGCGTTGGGTGAGCAGTTCGAGCTGTCACCGGAGTTGGCCGGCGACGCCCTCAGCGAATGGATCGAACGCGCCTGCGTCGACAGGCGCCTCTCCCCGGTTCTGGCACGCGGGGAGAGCATCCACCTGCACGCCAGCGAGGAGAAACTCGGGCCGACGGGGGAGTGGACCATCGTCCACGACGGCGAAGGCCTGTGGTGGTCGCACAGCCACAGCAAGGCCAGCGTCGCGCTGCGGGGTCCGGTAACCGACCTGCTGCTGGCCACCGTGCGCCGCAGGACGGCGGCCGAGGCGGGCCTCGAGGTATTCGGCGACACCGCCGTCTGGGAGGCCTGGCTCGACAGCACGCCGTATTGA
- a CDS encoding nuclear transport factor 2 family protein, with protein sequence MTTSEMATVLAWHDALNAGDVDTLLSLSSEDIEIGDAHGAAQGHAALRDWARDLDGKAEPGRIYVHDGVVVVEQQILSVTGEGGTAASAFRVVDDHVTSVFRHDDLAAALAATDLTEADLTG encoded by the coding sequence ATGACCACTTCGGAGATGGCCACCGTCCTTGCCTGGCACGACGCGCTCAACGCCGGTGATGTTGACACCCTGCTGTCGCTGTCCAGCGAGGACATCGAGATCGGTGACGCCCACGGTGCCGCTCAGGGACACGCCGCGCTGCGTGACTGGGCTCGGGATCTCGACGGCAAGGCCGAGCCCGGCCGGATCTATGTCCACGACGGCGTCGTCGTCGTCGAGCAGCAGATCCTGTCGGTCACCGGTGAGGGTGGCACGGCGGCTTCAGCTTTTCGGGTCGTCGACGATCATGTGACCTCGGTCTTCCGGCACGACGACCTGGCCGCCGCGCTCGCTGCGACCGACCTGACCGAAGCGGATCTGACCGGCTGA
- the rfbA gene encoding glucose-1-phosphate thymidylyltransferase RfbA, which yields MRGIILAGGSGTRLYPITMGVSKQLVPVYDKPLIYYPLSTLMMAGIRDILVITTAQDAPAFHRLLGDGSDLGINLTYAVQDQPDGLAQAFVIGADHIGNDSVALVLGDNIFYGPGLGTSLGRFRDVSGAAIFAYWVANPSAYGVVEFAADGTALSLEEKPATPKSHYAVPGLYFYDNDVVDIARSLGRSARGEYEITEINQRYLNEGRLAVEVLARGTAWLDTGTFDSLLDASDYVRTIERRQGLKISVPEEVAWRVGFIDDDALAARAQALLKSGYGAYLLELLER from the coding sequence ATGCGCGGGATCATCCTGGCCGGCGGATCGGGCACCCGGCTGTACCCCATCACGATGGGGGTCAGCAAGCAGTTGGTACCCGTCTACGACAAGCCGCTGATCTACTACCCGCTGTCCACGCTGATGATGGCGGGCATCCGCGACATCCTGGTCATCACCACCGCGCAGGACGCCCCGGCCTTTCACCGTCTGCTCGGCGACGGATCGGATCTCGGCATCAATCTGACCTACGCCGTCCAGGACCAACCCGACGGTCTCGCTCAGGCCTTCGTGATCGGGGCCGACCACATCGGAAACGATTCTGTGGCACTGGTATTGGGCGACAACATCTTCTACGGACCCGGCCTGGGAACCAGCCTCGGCCGATTCCGGGACGTCAGCGGGGCCGCGATCTTCGCCTACTGGGTGGCCAACCCGTCGGCGTACGGCGTCGTCGAGTTCGCGGCCGATGGCACAGCCTTGTCGCTGGAGGAGAAGCCCGCCACGCCGAAGTCGCACTACGCGGTGCCCGGCCTGTACTTCTACGACAACGACGTGGTGGACATCGCGCGGTCGCTGGGCAGGTCGGCCCGCGGCGAGTACGAGATCACCGAGATCAACCAGCGCTACCTCAACGAGGGCCGACTGGCCGTCGAGGTGCTGGCGCGCGGCACCGCCTGGCTGGACACCGGCACCTTCGACTCGCTGCTGGACGCCAGCGACTACGTGCGGACGATCGAACGCAGGCAGGGACTGAAGATCAGCGTGCCCGAGGAGGTCGCCTGGCGGGTCGGCTTCATCGACGACGACGCTCTCGCGGCCCGGGCCCAGGCGCTGCTCAAGTCGGGCTACGGCGCGTATCTGCTGGAACTGCTGGAGCGCTGA
- a CDS encoding adenylate/guanylate cyclase domain-containing protein — protein MGGSTVRYARNGDVRLAYRVFGDSGPVVVWTPGWVVNDVDNIDEPDSPYARLVNRLAEEMTLVIWDRRGTGLSDPADHVLTVEERVTDLVAVVDAIGEERPSLSGTGDGGALAIMFAAMYPDRIHRLLLYGTAARFSLHLPDHPWGFTSEQIAAQLEEIDQRWGDGALADLFHNEASEIAGVREGFGKRQRSIASPTMARLWWQAFVDVDVRAVLGTIQAPTLVLARPGDRLVPIEATAALGAAIPHAQFRQLARGPHNSFDIIDELTDEVLAFLCGGKGSPADERVVTTVMFTDIVGSTEKLSARGDARWRNQLDAHDELVERVLSRYGGTRASHTGDGYFALLDGPTSAARCALELVPELATRGILIRVGIHTGECERRGSEWSGLAVHTGARIGAMAGAGEILASRTVRDLSAGSALTFECLGLQHFKGLPEQIEVYRVTQDG, from the coding sequence GTGGGGGGCAGCACAGTACGCTACGCCCGAAACGGTGATGTGCGACTGGCGTACCGCGTGTTCGGTGATTCCGGTCCGGTGGTCGTCTGGACACCGGGCTGGGTGGTCAACGACGTCGACAACATCGACGAGCCGGACAGTCCGTACGCGCGACTGGTCAATCGACTCGCGGAAGAGATGACATTGGTCATCTGGGATCGACGCGGCACCGGGCTGTCGGACCCCGCCGACCATGTCCTCACGGTGGAGGAGCGGGTGACCGACCTCGTGGCCGTGGTTGATGCGATCGGTGAGGAACGCCCCTCGTTGTCCGGAACCGGCGACGGTGGGGCGCTCGCGATCATGTTCGCCGCAATGTATCCCGACAGGATTCACCGACTTCTCCTGTACGGCACCGCTGCACGCTTTTCGCTGCACCTGCCGGACCACCCCTGGGGATTCACCTCTGAGCAGATCGCGGCGCAACTCGAGGAGATCGACCAGAGATGGGGCGACGGAGCGTTGGCGGACCTGTTTCACAACGAAGCCTCCGAAATCGCCGGTGTGCGTGAAGGCTTCGGGAAGCGCCAGCGGTCGATCGCGAGCCCGACGATGGCGAGGCTGTGGTGGCAGGCATTCGTCGACGTCGACGTGCGCGCGGTGTTGGGCACGATCCAGGCGCCGACGTTGGTCCTCGCTCGCCCGGGCGATCGGCTGGTACCCATTGAAGCCACCGCGGCACTGGGGGCGGCGATTCCCCACGCTCAGTTCCGGCAGCTTGCGCGCGGTCCTCACAATTCGTTCGACATCATCGACGAGCTCACTGATGAGGTACTGGCGTTCCTTTGCGGCGGCAAGGGGTCACCGGCCGACGAACGCGTCGTGACGACGGTGATGTTCACAGACATCGTCGGCTCCACCGAAAAACTCAGCGCACGCGGCGATGCGCGGTGGCGTAATCAGCTCGACGCCCACGACGAGTTGGTGGAGCGGGTGCTCTCCCGCTATGGCGGAACCCGCGCGAGTCACACCGGCGACGGTTACTTCGCGCTGCTCGACGGACCCACCAGTGCGGCGCGCTGCGCTCTCGAACTCGTGCCCGAGCTCGCCACCCGTGGCATCCTGATCCGGGTCGGAATCCACACCGGTGAATGCGAACGCCGCGGCAGCGAGTGGAGCGGACTGGCGGTGCACACCGGGGCGCGTATCGGCGCGATGGCAGGCGCGGGCGAAATCCTCGCCAGCCGCACCGTGCGCGACCTGTCGGCGGGATCGGCACTGACGTTCGAATGCCTTGGTCTACAGCACTTCAAAGGGCTTCCGGAGCAGATCGAGGTGTACCGGGTGACGCAGGACGGTTAG
- a CDS encoding YibE/F family protein, giving the protein MAHSHSHSHSLSGPSPLGPLAAKIVVGLLIACGVATLIGAALLWPSGQKADIPLPFQNAAGNAVTTEAGHVLSSSSAPCGSPSSGAVLTDDPLPAQGQGAPPCVQNLVAIDSGPNAGANTLIEFSGGPGQPSLAVGDDVRLSRTVGDGGTTTYAFYDFERSWPLAALAVVFAVVIVAVARWRGLRALVGIVIAFGVLVVFLLPALRDGAPAVPVAVVASSAILYAVIYLAHGVSLRTSAALLGTLASLLLAAFLSWGAIEFAHLTGLSEDQNNEVAAYLGNVSITGLLLAGFIIGSLGVLNDVTVTQASTAFELAAVGDGTSRREVFVGAMRVGRDHIASTVYTLVLAYAGSALPLLLLFSVANRSLGDVLTSESVAIEVARSAVGGIALALSVPLTTGIAALLATPTANRPASPGTPRSAPEAL; this is encoded by the coding sequence GTGGCCCACTCACATTCGCACTCCCATTCGCTGAGCGGCCCGTCGCCGCTCGGGCCACTGGCCGCCAAGATCGTCGTCGGACTCCTGATCGCCTGCGGCGTGGCGACACTGATCGGCGCGGCGCTACTGTGGCCCAGCGGGCAGAAAGCCGACATTCCGCTCCCGTTTCAGAATGCGGCTGGGAATGCGGTCACCACGGAGGCCGGCCACGTGCTGTCCAGCAGTTCGGCGCCGTGCGGTAGCCCGTCGTCCGGCGCGGTGCTCACCGACGATCCGCTACCCGCCCAGGGGCAAGGCGCACCCCCCTGCGTGCAGAACCTGGTGGCCATCGACTCCGGACCCAACGCAGGTGCGAACACGCTGATCGAGTTCAGCGGTGGCCCCGGCCAACCCAGTCTCGCCGTGGGCGACGACGTCCGGCTCAGCCGGACTGTCGGCGACGGCGGCACCACCACGTACGCGTTCTACGATTTCGAGCGGTCGTGGCCGTTGGCCGCACTGGCGGTGGTGTTCGCTGTCGTGATCGTCGCGGTGGCGCGTTGGCGGGGTCTACGTGCTCTCGTCGGCATCGTGATCGCCTTCGGGGTGCTGGTGGTGTTCCTGCTGCCGGCGCTCCGCGACGGCGCACCCGCCGTTCCGGTCGCGGTGGTGGCCTCCTCCGCGATCCTCTACGCGGTCATCTACCTCGCCCACGGTGTGAGCCTGCGGACCAGCGCGGCCCTGCTCGGGACACTGGCCTCGCTGTTGCTGGCGGCCTTCCTGTCCTGGGGGGCAATCGAATTCGCGCATCTCACCGGGCTGTCCGAAGACCAGAACAACGAGGTCGCCGCCTATCTGGGCAATGTCTCGATCACCGGCCTGCTGCTGGCCGGGTTCATCATCGGTTCGCTCGGTGTGCTCAACGATGTGACCGTCACGCAGGCTTCGACGGCGTTCGAGTTGGCCGCGGTCGGTGACGGCACGTCACGCCGCGAGGTGTTCGTCGGGGCCATGCGGGTGGGTCGCGACCACATCGCCAGCACCGTCTACACGCTGGTGCTGGCGTATGCGGGCAGCGCGTTGCCGCTGCTGCTGCTGTTCAGCGTCGCGAATCGCTCGCTCGGTGACGTGCTGACCAGCGAAAGCGTGGCTATCGAGGTCGCTCGTTCGGCAGTTGGCGGTATCGCGCTGGCACTGTCGGTGCCGCTCACGACGGGCATCGCGGCGCTGCTCGCGACGCCGACAGCTAACCGTCCTGCGTCACCCGGTACACCTCGATCTGCTCCGGAAGCCCTTTGA